In Nostoc edaphicum CCNP1411, the sequence CCCATTACCTAAAGCATTAGAAAGGGCTAAACCAAGATTTTTGTCATAACTTCCCGATCTATCTTGAAAGCTGCCGTCATCTTCAAGACTGGACAAAGTTTCCAAACGCGCTGCTACCACTCCGGCAATTGGCTCGATAGTTGTCAATGGCACAACACAAATTGCCATCACCACGATTATGCCAATTAAACGCATTTGAATTCGGGTTTTGACTGAACCCATAATCATAATTACTCCAAATAACCAGCCTCCCCAATTAGTACGTGCTTGCGTCAACAAAAAAGATAAGTAACCAACAGCTGAAGCAGGAAAAATTAAATTCCCTGAACTAGTAAATAACAACAGTAACCCAGCCTGCATAACAGCACCAAAGGGGCCGACTGAATGCAATGTACTCCAGACGCGCATCCCAAAGGGTACGGGGTTTCCAGAACTGGTGAATAATTTTGATTCGATGAGCCAATATCTGTCCCATTCAGGAGCTACCACGAATTGGTATACGCCATAAGCCCCTAAAATCAACACACACCAGAGGAATGTTCGCTGAATATTCTGGCGATAGCTGGGATAATCTCGCCAATTAGTAAATAAGTGAAAAGCGAAGATGATCGGACTGAGCCAATCTAATAAACCGCGGGCTACAGGGATAGGTGGATTATAAATCAGACCTATCAGAAAACCATAGAACACTCCAATAAAAGCCAAAACAAAGGGTAATCCGCCTTGGCGAGAGGCGCGGGGAAAGTGTCGTAAAAAAGTTGCTATGGTGACAAACACCACTAAATAGGGTGCTATGAGCATTTGACGGCTAGCATCCCAGCCAACTCGATAGTCAACTAAGCGGGTAGCTAAGGGCGTCAGAAACCAGATCCACCAGGTAAAGCTGATGTAGAGAATGGGATGCCGCAAGTATAAAAACACGGCTACTATTAAAGCTGTCACCGGATAAATTAGGCGCAATGCAGCAGTAGCACCAGCAAAATAGCAAACTACAGTCAGTAATAGAAAACCTGCGATCGCCATCCAACCCTGTAGCGATCGCTCTTGGGGAGAATAGTTTTCTTGTGAAAAACTATTAAAAAGTATCTGTCTAGAATTCATTCAATTTTAGATTTTGGATTTACCAAAGGTTTGTAGTAAGCACTTTAGTGCTTAAAAAATAAACTTGAGTTCGATAGATTCTGAAGAACCCCTCTCCAAACCTCTCCCCGAAACGGAGAGAGGCTTAAGAACCTAATTTTTGTGTTGCTCCTCCCTTTCCGCTTCGGAGAGGGAGGCTGGGAGGGAGAGGTCTGTCGAATTCACGTTAAAATAAAGACTAAAGTCATTACTACAAACTTCTTTACCCATCAATTTCAACTTTAATTACGAATTACGAATTACGAATTCTTTATATCCTTGCCAACGCCCACGCCAAGATGCTAGCAATTTTTTCCCCGCCAACTGCCCTTGACTAGGTAAAAATCTTAGCCATTGTACGAAGCCCAAGCTATCGCATGTACCCACGAATATTGCCCAGAATAAAAATACAATTCGGCGGATAAATGGCAGATGCTCTAATAAGACTAAGGTTTCGTTATGAACTAAATTAATAAAGGCAACTTCATTAAAGTTATTTCGCTGATCTTCATCAAAACGTTGTGCTGGATAGTGATCTACAGCAACATTAGGATCATAAATTATTTTCCAACCAGCCCGTTTTAATGTCAGAGTGAATGCCATTTCAAAGTGTACTTGCGCTCCAGTACCACGCATCCGTTCATCAAAGCGTAATTGTCCGATTGCCTCTTTACGAAAACTCATGTTTACGCCCTTGAGAATATCGACTTCGCGGGGTTCTCCCACTCCCAGGTGATGGTTGCCAATTACTCGCCCAAACCACTGCAATTGTCCTACTACTGGGCGGGATGCGTCTTCTAATTTGCTGCCGTGGTGTATCCAATCACGCCCTCCCAGACCGCCGAGGCGACTATCTGAGGTAAAGTAAGCGGCGATGCGCTCTAACCAATCTGGGTGAGGTGCGGCATCATCATCAGTAATGGAAACAATATCGCCTTCCACTGCTGCCAATCCGGCGTTGAGGGCTGCTACTACCCCCGGTTGTGTAACTTTCACAGTATGCAGTGGCAAGTTGGGCGCGTTTAATTGCGCCAGGAATTGCCAAGTTTCTGCATCCGTATCGCGGACAACCACTATCACCTGATCAACGGGTTTAATTTGCTCCTGTAGCGCCAAAAGGCAGCGTGATAGGTCTTGTGGACGGCGATAAGTCGGTATCAGAACAGTGTTCCGCATTCTTGCTTAACTCCTCGAATAGATCCACATAAGTTTGTGCCATAGTAATCCAGCTATGTTGTTCTGCCACAGAACGAGCTGCTTTGCTCATTTGCTGCATCAATGGGACATCGTTCACCAAGGACATCAACGCCACAGCTAAAGCATCAATATCATCTGAGTCGGGTAAGACGATGCCACATTCTGGTGTCACCAACTCTGCACCTCCGGTAGCTGTGGCAGTAATTACTGGTAGTCCTGAAGAAAGTGCTTCTAACAATACGAGGCTACAAGCTTCATATCGGGAAGGAAAAATAAATAAATCTACTGACCGCATAATTTCGGGGATATCACGACGATATCCGAGAAAATGCACGCGATCGCTTAACCCCAAGGAAGCTGCCAGTTGAGGGAAGGGACTACCTTCGATATGGCCCACCACCGCCAGATGTAAATCGGGAACTTTCACCAAGGCGTGCAGTATGGTATCTAAGTTCTTTCTCGGTGTGCGGATGTCTCCAGCGAACAATGCTAGGGTGACATTTTCCGGTAAACCTAATTTTTGGCGGTCGCTTTGGCCAGGGGCAAACTCTTCTAAGTCTACGCCATTGACAATTACGCGAATCCGAGAACGAGGTACACCAATATTGACTAATTCGTGACCAATTTTTTCCGATACAGCTACGACAACCTGCGCTTTTTGGAAAGCCTGTTTTTCCCAATGGGCATTAAAAGCCGTAAACAGCCATTGATAGAAACCATATAAGTCTCGGCGGTTGCGGGAAATATGAACAGGCGATCGCAACCATGAACTGTGGACAAAATGTACAGCATTCACATCAGCCGCAGCCAGATTAATCGCTCCATTGACTTTAACTAAATCAATTTCAGAGCGATGTTGACGTAACCAATCTGCACTTTTTTGAGCAAATACAAAATTACGCACAAATTCTGTGGGATAGCCTTTGACTGGAATTTTAATCCAATTAACTTGGCTATTGTCTTCTAGTTCTGGAGCAACTTCACTAGCTAATAATGTCAGGTGATGACCACGACGAATTGCTTCATTAGCAACTTCATAGTTTACCCGCCCCTGACCATCACCTTTTTTGATTTTATGAGTAACAATACAAAGTTTCATCCATTACCTTCCTTAATTATAAAAGCTCACTCATAACCGCAGATAAAGAATTTTAAATAATCTTATTTTCTTGCCTCTGCGTTCACTATTACTTTATTGAAAGCGACGGTAAACTCCATCCCCAGGTGTCTGGAGAGGGATAATCGCCCTGTCGCTTGGGGCATAATTAGTACCTTCTTCCCCATGCCCCATTCCCCATTCCCCATGCCCAAAAACTCCATCCCCTTGTGGGTGGAGTTTTTCATTATTTCGGTATTTTCATTAACTTACTTGCCACAACTCGCGGCGTGAAACTAAGAGTAAGTGCCGCTATAGTTCGCACATCAAATTTTTGTTGATTCAGCACTTGCCAAAAATAAGGGCGTGCTGCGGCTATTTGTTCACTTCGCAGCAAACCAATTCCTAAAGTAGTATTAGCTTCTAACCATTTCCGTTGAAAGTAAGTTTTAAAGTGCTGTAAGCGAGGGTCTTCCATAAAGACTTGATAACAAAACATTTCGCTTTTAGCTTTGCGAATTTTTGCCTGTACATCTCGACTGCCACTGAGCATAGTATCAGTTTGCTCATGGGCGCGATATTGCGTCAATCTTTCAGGATAGTAATAAGCGCTACCACCAGATATACAGCAGAGGTAAGTTAAATATAAATCCCACATTCCGCCAACTTCTGAGGGAATAGTATGCCAATCAATAAAATTATTGCGAATTACACAAGATGCAGCAGTGGGTATGCTTTTATCTATCAATCCAATTTTATAAAAAGATTGATGAATTCCTTTTGCTAGTTTGTCCCGTTTGTAAGCACGTGTATTTTCTTCAGTTCCAATTTTATTAATTTTCCCAGATGCATTTATAATATATTGGTCGCAAAAAGCGATAACTAACTCAGAATTTGCTTCAAGTAGTGGTACTAGCTTTGTTAAAAAATCTTCATTCCAGATATCATCATCATGGAGACTAGCAACATATTTACCCTGTGCCATCTTAAAGCCATGCTGCTGATTAGCAAGCATACCCACATTTTGCTGATGTCGCCAAAATCTGATACGTGAATCACCAAAAGATTCGACAAGTGCTTGAGGATTTTCTGGGCTACAATTATCAGAAATAATAATTTCGATATTTTGATAAGTTTGTTTTACAGCACTAGCGATCGCTAGCTTAAGATACTCTGAACGGTTATAGGTGGGAATAATCACGCTAACTAAAGGTGGTTCGCATTCTTGCTGCAATGACATATTGTTCTCCCTTGATTTTTTCTAAGTAGAAGATTGCACTAATTGATATTTTTAGCGAACTCAGATTATTTAGCTTGAGGGATGCTATATAACTTTTTCGCTCTCGAAGGAAATTCAGCTATTGTTTTTGCATAAATTGTTCGCAGATTATTTACATGAGCAGCCATTGTAAATTCTTTCATCAATAAAGCATGACCTTGTTCGCCCATATATCGGCTTTTTTGATAATCTCTATACAACTCATGGATGGCATCAGCTAGTTTTTGAATATCATTACCTGGAACAAGAATACCCGTTTCTCCATCTCGTAAATGTTCTGGAATTCCTCCGACTGCACTACCAATTACAGGCCGACAACGAGAGTATGCTTCGAGAGTTACAAGACCAGCAGGTTCAGGCCAAACACTAGGAAAAACGACTGCAAAACACTGTTGATAAAGTTGATTTATTTTATCGCGATCGCACCAACCATGCCAAGTAATTCGGTCATTCAATCCGAGGGTCTTTGCTAACTTTTCTAAGCGGGGTCGTTCCCAGCCTTCACCCGCAATATCAAGTTGAATTTTTG encodes:
- a CDS encoding glycosyltransferase family 2 protein, which translates into the protein MRNTVLIPTYRRPQDLSRCLLALQEQIKPVDQVIVVVRDTDAETWQFLAQLNAPNLPLHTVKVTQPGVVAALNAGLAAVEGDIVSITDDDAAPHPDWLERIAAYFTSDSRLGGLGGRDWIHHGSKLEDASRPVVGQLQWFGRVIGNHHLGVGEPREVDILKGVNMSFRKEAIGQLRFDERMRGTGAQVHFEMAFTLTLKRAGWKIIYDPNVAVDHYPAQRFDEDQRNNFNEVAFINLVHNETLVLLEHLPFIRRIVFLFWAIFVGTCDSLGFVQWLRFLPSQGQLAGKKLLASWRGRWQGYKEFVIRNS
- a CDS encoding O-antigen ligase domain-containing protein, whose translation is MNSRQILFNSFSQENYSPQERSLQGWMAIAGFLLLTVVCYFAGATAALRLIYPVTALIVAVFLYLRHPILYISFTWWIWFLTPLATRLVDYRVGWDASRQMLIAPYLVVFVTIATFLRHFPRASRQGGLPFVLAFIGVFYGFLIGLIYNPPIPVARGLLDWLSPIIFAFHLFTNWRDYPSYRQNIQRTFLWCVLILGAYGVYQFVVAPEWDRYWLIESKLFTSSGNPVPFGMRVWSTLHSVGPFGAVMQAGLLLLFTSSGNLIFPASAVGYLSFLLTQARTNWGGWLFGVIMIMGSVKTRIQMRLIGIIVVMAICVVPLTTIEPIAGVVAARLETLSSLEDDGSFQDRSGSYDKNLGLALSNALGNGLGNIWKVNEKTGQIEVVVIDSGILDMFFTLGWFGAIFYMGGLIFLIISVSKYGEGRFDSFISAARAIGISSATQLVIGSGMLSVAGMILWGFLAMAMAGHKYYQHQNNSLSGH
- a CDS encoding glycosyltransferase family 4 protein; translated protein: MKLCIVTHKIKKGDGQGRVNYEVANEAIRRGHHLTLLASEVAPELEDNSQVNWIKIPVKGYPTEFVRNFVFAQKSADWLRQHRSEIDLVKVNGAINLAAADVNAVHFVHSSWLRSPVHISRNRRDLYGFYQWLFTAFNAHWEKQAFQKAQVVVAVSEKIGHELVNIGVPRSRIRVIVNGVDLEEFAPGQSDRQKLGLPENVTLALFAGDIRTPRKNLDTILHALVKVPDLHLAVVGHIEGSPFPQLAASLGLSDRVHFLGYRRDIPEIMRSVDLFIFPSRYEACSLVLLEALSSGLPVITATATGGAELVTPECGIVLPDSDDIDALAVALMSLVNDVPLMQQMSKAARSVAEQHSWITMAQTYVDLFEELSKNAEHCSDTDLSPSTRPITLPFGATGAN
- a CDS encoding glycosyltransferase family 2 protein, producing MSLQQECEPPLVSVIIPTYNRSEYLKLAIASAVKQTYQNIEIIISDNCSPENPQALVESFGDSRIRFWRHQQNVGMLANQQHGFKMAQGKYVASLHDDDIWNEDFLTKLVPLLEANSELVIAFCDQYIINASGKINKIGTEENTRAYKRDKLAKGIHQSFYKIGLIDKSIPTAASCVIRNNFIDWHTIPSEVGGMWDLYLTYLCCISGGSAYYYPERLTQYRAHEQTDTMLSGSRDVQAKIRKAKSEMFCYQVFMEDPRLQHFKTYFQRKWLEANTTLGIGLLRSEQIAAARPYFWQVLNQQKFDVRTIAALTLSFTPRVVASKLMKIPK